A part of Sulfurifustis variabilis genomic DNA contains:
- the xrtQ gene encoding exosortase Q: MNLAARVAWVDRLPAGLWLILPVVALTPVWLWSAARLLDRSDDPLGVVALAALAALVARDRDRFSRRPRAGWLVVTTLLAAAAILGGGALPPLARGVLAVLAVCATMMAVRVPAQPMLALTGLALLALPLLSSLQFFVGYPLRVITAEASRLLLAAHGVDVMREGSTLAIAGTVVMVDAPCSGIQMGWVAYFTACAAAAWLRLPDGRFLRRVPLVGVTVLAGNILRNTVLVVSEAGLVRWPDWTHEAIGVAAFAVVCLLVLWQVSAAARAPVVTWEVRLLNHPVRPVSAGTWARLFAFVMLTGLTFWPWLAPQPVIAAAAPPAIEWPRELDGRPLRPLALSAVEQRFADRFPGAIARFTDGEGAIVLRHVTAPTRMLHPAVDCYRGLGYRVGSDTLERAGDRRSGVPPTLWRCLVAEKNGRRLRVCERIVDAHGRGFTDTSAWYWAAVTGRSHGPWRAVTTARML, from the coding sequence GTGAACCTCGCGGCGAGGGTGGCGTGGGTGGACCGCCTGCCGGCGGGCCTCTGGCTGATCCTGCCGGTCGTGGCGCTGACGCCCGTATGGCTCTGGAGCGCCGCGCGCCTGCTCGACCGGTCGGACGATCCGCTCGGTGTCGTGGCGCTCGCCGCGCTCGCGGCGCTCGTCGCGCGCGATCGCGATCGCTTCAGCCGCCGCCCCCGGGCCGGCTGGCTGGTCGTGACGACGCTGCTCGCCGCGGCCGCGATCCTGGGCGGCGGCGCGTTGCCGCCGCTCGCCCGCGGCGTGCTGGCCGTGCTCGCGGTGTGCGCGACGATGATGGCCGTGCGCGTTCCGGCGCAACCGATGCTGGCGCTGACCGGGCTGGCGCTGCTCGCGCTGCCGCTGCTCTCGTCGCTGCAGTTTTTCGTCGGCTATCCGCTGCGCGTGATCACGGCCGAAGCCTCGCGCCTGCTCCTCGCCGCGCACGGCGTCGACGTCATGCGCGAGGGGAGTACTCTCGCGATCGCGGGAACCGTCGTGATGGTCGACGCGCCGTGCTCGGGGATCCAGATGGGCTGGGTCGCGTACTTCACCGCCTGCGCCGCGGCCGCCTGGCTGCGCCTCCCCGACGGGCGATTCCTGCGCCGGGTTCCGCTCGTCGGCGTCACCGTGCTGGCCGGCAACATCCTGCGAAACACGGTGCTCGTCGTGAGCGAGGCCGGACTCGTGCGATGGCCTGACTGGACGCACGAGGCGATCGGTGTCGCGGCGTTCGCCGTCGTGTGCCTGCTCGTGCTGTGGCAGGTCTCGGCGGCGGCACGCGCGCCGGTCGTGACGTGGGAGGTGCGCCTGCTGAACCACCCGGTGCGTCCCGTCTCCGCCGGCACCTGGGCCCGGCTGTTCGCCTTCGTCATGCTGACCGGACTGACGTTCTGGCCCTGGCTGGCGCCGCAGCCGGTGATCGCCGCCGCGGCCCCGCCCGCGATCGAGTGGCCCCGCGAGCTCGACGGCCGCCCGTTGCGGCCGCTCGCGCTGTCCGCCGTCGAACAGCGCTTCGCCGACCGGTTCCCCGGCGCCATCGCGCGCTTCACGGACGGCGAGGGTGCGATCGTGCTCCGCCATGTAACCGCCCCCACGCGCATGCTCCACCCCGCCGTCGACTGCTATCGCGGCCTCGGTTACCGCGTGGGCTCGGACACGCTCGAGCGGGCGGGGGATAGGCGGTCGGGCGTTCCGCCGACGCTCTGGCGGTGCCTCGTGGCGGAGAAGAACGGGCGGCGCCTGCGCGTGTGCGAGCGCATCGTCGATGCCCACGGCCGGGGCTTCACCGACACGTCCGCCTGGTACTGGGCGGCGGTCACGGGCCGCTCGCACGGACCGTGGCGGGCGGTCACGACGGCGCGAATGCTTTGA